A stretch of the Acidimicrobiia bacterium genome encodes the following:
- a CDS encoding ricin-type beta-trefoil lectin domain protein: DTNYCLALDEADPNDVTIEVGICAAQDAQHFAFTDNTDGSSSLVVAQGRCLDYGDGQPDTRLTAKQCSYGPSQRFRFRPNGRLQSASGTVCVSAAQAAQGAAVFDDVCKVHPSDLQAFSLSR; this comes from the coding sequence CGACACGAACTATTGCCTCGCGCTCGACGAGGCCGACCCGAACGACGTGACCATCGAGGTGGGCATTTGCGCGGCACAGGACGCGCAGCACTTCGCCTTCACCGACAACACCGACGGATCGAGCTCGCTCGTCGTCGCCCAGGGTCGGTGCCTCGACTACGGCGACGGGCAGCCCGACACACGCCTGACCGCGAAGCAGTGCTCCTACGGACCGAGCCAGCGCTTCCGTTTCCGCCCGAACGGGAGGCTGCAGTCGGCGTCCGGCACCGTGTGCGTCTCCGCCGCGCAGGCGGCGCAGGGCGCGGCGGTCTTCGACGACGTCTGCAAGGTGCACCCGAGCGACCTGCAGGCCTTCTCGCTCAGCCGCTGA